Proteins encoded in a region of the Manis javanica isolate MJ-LG chromosome 15, MJ_LKY, whole genome shotgun sequence genome:
- the DUSP18 gene encoding dual specificity protein phosphatase 18, with translation MTAPPCTFPVQFQQPSVSGLSQITRSLYISNGVAANNKLMLSSNQITTIINVSVEVVNTVYEDIQYVQVPVADTPTSRLCDFFDPIADHIHSVEMKRGRTLLHCAAGVSRSAALCLAYLMKYHAMSLLDAHTWTKSCRPIIRPNSGFWEQLIHYEFQLFSKNSVHMVSSPVGMIPDIYEKEVRLMIPL, from the coding sequence ATGACAGCACCCCCGTGTACCTTCCCGGTTCAATTCCAGCAGCCTTCGGTTAGTGGCCTCTCCCAGATTACCAGAAGCCTATATATCAGCAACGGGGTGGCTGCCAACAATAAGCTCATGCTCTCCAGCAACCAGATCACCACCATCATCAATGTCTCGGTGGAGGTGGTGAACACCGTATACGAGGACATCCAGTACGTGCAGGTGCCTGTGGCTGACACACCCACCTCGCGTCTCTGTGACTTCTTTGACCCCATAGCCGACCACATCCACAGTGTGGAGATGAAGCGGGGCCGCACGCTGCTGCACTGTGCCGCTGGCGTGAGCCGCTCGGCTGCCCTCTGCCTTGCCTACCTCATGAAGTACCACGCCATGTCCCTGCTGGATGCCCATACATGGACTAAGTCGTGCCGGCCCATCATCCGGCCCAACAGTGGCTTCTGGGAGCAGCTCATCCACTATGAGTTCCAGCTGTTCAGCAAGAACTCTGTGCACATGGTCAGCTCGCCTGTGGGAATGATCCCTGACATCTATGAGAAGGAGGTCCGTTTGATGATTCCACTGTGA